ACGCCTGTCGTAACGACCATACACGGCTTTTCTTCGCGAAAAATTCTGCCTGTCTATAAAAAGTACAATAACAGTACCTTTTATGTCTCCATAAGTGACGCCTACAGGTGTAATGAACTGGATTATATAGCAACGGTTCGGCATGGAATAGATACCGAGACTTTTCCTTTTAATGACAGACCAGAGGATTATCTTCTTTTTATATCACGCATTCACAGAGATAAAGGCACAAAAGAAGCAATAGAGGTTGCAAAAAGGTCAGGAATGAAGTTAAGAATGGCTGGCTTTATTGCTGACCCTGAATACTTTAAAAAAGAAGTCGAGCCCCATATAGATAACGAACAGATAATTTACGAGGGGCACGTATTCCAGGTGCGCAAAAAAGAGCTTCTATCAAACGCCCGTGCTCTTTTGCATATGATCAATTATGAAGAAGCCTTCGGGCTCGGTGTGGTTGAAGCCCTTACCTGCGGGACGCCTGTAATTGCAGTAAACAAAGGTGCAATGCCTGAACTGATTATGGACGGAGAGACCGGATTCCTTGTAAGCGGCGTAGATGAAGCTGTAAATGCTGTACAGAAGCTTGGTTCCATTTCCCGCAAAAAATGCAGGGAAAGTGTGGAAAAACGCTTCTCCGTTGACAGAATGGTAGAGGATTACATTAAAGTATACGAAACAATCCTAGAAAAACGCAAGCGTGAAGAAAAAAGACCCTGGGGCTTCTATGAAATACTTACCGAAAGACCGGGATATAAGGTCAAACGTATAACTGTCCTGCCTCAGGAAGAAATCTCACTTCAGCGTCATGCCCATAGAAACGAGCACTGGTACATAGTTAGTGGCGAAGGGCTTGTAACTAAAAACAGCGATCAGATAAGGGTACTTACCGGAGATTCGGTTGACCTGCCGGTAAATGAGATACACCGTGTTAGTAATATAGGTGGCCAGAACCTGGTATTCATTGAGATTGCACAGGGAGATTATATGGGAGAAGACGATATCGAAAGGTTTGAAGACAAATACGGGAGAGCATAAAAAAGCTTATCCGAATTTATTATTCGGACCTATTTCGACTAAAACCTTAATAAGCTAACTACGATTCAGAGTTGATAATAACTTTATAGCTAAGGCAATGATACTTATCTGAACTCCAGATCAACCCGAGTATCAAAGTATCAGAGCCTTTTTTCAGTTTGATTCTTGTTTATTTCTTTTCCTTTTTTCTTTTCCTTTTTTCCAGTTCCATCAGGTTTTCAGGAAGGACATTCGGAGTCTTCATATGCCTGTCTGACCTGGACTGCAACATCTTTACCCAGCCT
The genomic region above belongs to Methanosarcina horonobensis HB-1 = JCM 15518 and contains:
- a CDS encoding glycosyltransferase translates to MLSPIAWSTPPKKYGPWESMVSLLTEGLVKRGIDVTLFATADSHTAGKLHAVCPRPYEEDKSILVKVYEGLHISEVFERANEFDIIHNHFDYLPLTYSKLVDTPVVTTIHGFSSRKILPVYKKYNNSTFYVSISDAYRCNELDYIATVRHGIDTETFPFNDRPEDYLLFISRIHRDKGTKEAIEVAKRSGMKLRMAGFIADPEYFKKEVEPHIDNEQIIYEGHVFQVRKKELLSNARALLHMINYEEAFGLGVVEALTCGTPVIAVNKGAMPELIMDGETGFLVSGVDEAVNAVQKLGSISRKKCRESVEKRFSVDRMVEDYIKVYETILEKRKREEKRPWGFYEILTERPGYKVKRITVLPQEEISLQRHAHRNEHWYIVSGEGLVTKNSDQIRVLTGDSVDLPVNEIHRVSNIGGQNLVFIEIAQGDYMGEDDIERFEDKYGRA